The following proteins are co-located in the Leishmania major strain Friedlin complete genome, chromosome 30 genome:
- a CDS encoding ADP-ribosylation factor-like protein yields the protein MLRGLRNRMKRENEPRVLILGLDNAGKTTILNKLGVAEERSVEAPEGPTQGFNVMNVNRDGKRAKLCDLGGQRALREFWEDYYANTDCIMYVVDSSDQRRLHEAHEAFVDVVKGVPKVPVLVLANKQDLATAKDPQKVAEALELSDYRDRSWHIQGCSAKSGDGLEEGVAWIFEACNVK from the coding sequence ATGCTCCGTGGTCTGCGCAATCGCATGAAGCGCGAGAATGAGCCTCGCGTGCTGATTCTCGGATTGGATAACGCGGGCAAGACAACGATTCTGAACAAGCTAGGCGTGGCCGAGGAGCGCTCCGTTGAGGCACCTGAGGGACCAACGCAGGGCTTCAACGTCATGAATGTGAACCGCGACGGCAAGCGCGCCAAGCTCTGCGACTTGGGAGGTCAGCGTGCCCTGCGCGAGTTCTGGGAGGACTACTACGCCAACACAGACTGCATCATGTACGTCGTCGACTCCTCCGACCAGCGTCGCCTGCACGAGGCGCACGAGGCGTTTGTCGATGTCGTGAAGGGCGTGCCGAAGGTGCCTGTTCTGGTGCTGGCAAACAAGCAAGACTTGGCCACCGCGAAAGACCCGCAGAAGGTGGCCGAAGCGCTCGAGCTGAGCGACTATCGTGACCGCTCTTGGCACATTCAAGGGTGTAGCGCGAAGTCCGGCGACGGTCTCGAGGAGGGCGTCGCATGGATCTTCGAGGCATGCAATGTAAAGTAG